Proteins encoded in a region of the Acidobacteriota bacterium genome:
- a CDS encoding VWA domain-containing protein translates to MTMRSSLCLFLASLVAWAQAPSQQPVFRTSSILVRADVIVTDKNDRRIHGLTPADFIVKAQGVQQQVSEFEHVLVRSERRNFSLDNPPAPQPREFSNFGATAGGRTFVFMIGSISGAYIVQTKRVLTEFLNTLSPEDLVAVSYQTRSDLGVDFTSDPALIARSFNRVTEAAAGFSAGRAELWFRNVIRSMHGSRHTRRVIVYVSEKPPFLHANPKGRALDSELTIPNDPTLDLEFTTMLGELRRAAQMNIPVYTMDPRGLMAPELALEGPMEQQTPERRKAVNQAVFFDKQGMKTLAENTGGRAFTDSWDGRNAARTLLSDNNDYYVLGIRPEPYNPDGKFHELDIRVRIPGARVRSRQGYVAEPVSKATGPFSEDDALSQGMPGGDLKLVGDAVVELAAGAPGNVKLALRVRYDDPPVLAQKGDQLTVRWIAIDADAEVRASGEETAQVPATTPVPPGGVPIDIRLEIPRGRSTIRVLVTSAATGTRGWLHIPIQVTLRR, encoded by the coding sequence ATGACAATGCGGTCCAGCCTATGCCTGTTCCTGGCGTCGTTGGTGGCATGGGCCCAGGCCCCGTCCCAGCAGCCAGTCTTCCGAACGTCGTCGATTCTCGTTCGTGCCGACGTGATCGTCACCGACAAGAACGATCGGCGCATTCACGGACTGACGCCGGCAGACTTCATTGTGAAAGCGCAGGGCGTGCAACAGCAGGTCAGCGAGTTCGAGCACGTCCTGGTTCGGTCAGAGCGCCGCAATTTTTCGTTGGACAACCCTCCAGCCCCGCAGCCACGGGAGTTCTCGAACTTCGGCGCCACCGCGGGAGGACGGACGTTTGTCTTCATGATCGGCTCCATCTCCGGGGCGTACATCGTGCAGACCAAGCGTGTGCTGACGGAGTTCCTGAATACCCTGTCGCCGGAAGATCTCGTGGCCGTGAGTTACCAGACCCGTTCGGATCTTGGCGTGGACTTCACGTCCGACCCCGCGCTGATCGCCCGGTCGTTCAACCGGGTCACTGAAGCGGCCGCTGGCTTTTCTGCAGGCCGGGCAGAGCTATGGTTCCGGAACGTCATCCGATCCATGCACGGCAGTCGGCACACCCGACGCGTGATCGTGTACGTCAGTGAGAAGCCGCCGTTCCTCCACGCGAATCCAAAAGGCCGCGCGCTGGATTCCGAGTTGACGATTCCGAATGACCCCACGCTGGATCTCGAGTTCACGACGATGCTCGGGGAGCTCAGGCGAGCGGCGCAGATGAACATTCCCGTCTACACGATGGATCCCCGCGGGCTGATGGCGCCTGAACTGGCGCTCGAGGGGCCCATGGAGCAGCAGACGCCCGAGCGACGGAAGGCCGTCAATCAGGCGGTGTTCTTCGACAAGCAAGGCATGAAGACCCTCGCTGAGAACACAGGCGGACGGGCTTTCACCGACAGCTGGGATGGCCGGAACGCCGCGCGAACGCTGCTGTCCGACAACAACGATTACTACGTGCTCGGCATCCGCCCCGAACCGTACAACCCGGATGGCAAGTTCCACGAGCTGGATATTCGCGTACGGATCCCCGGCGCTCGAGTGCGCTCGCGGCAGGGATACGTGGCCGAGCCGGTCTCGAAAGCGACCGGGCCGTTTTCGGAAGACGACGCGTTGAGTCAGGGCATGCCGGGCGGCGACTTGAAGTTGGTGGGTGATGCGGTGGTCGAACTCGCGGCCGGCGCTCCGGGGAATGTGAAGCTGGCGTTGCGGGTTCGCTACGATGACCCTCCGGTGCTGGCCCAGAAGGGCGACCAGCTCACTGTCCGATGGATTGCCATCGACGCCGACGCAGAGGTCAGGGCATCAGGTGAGGAGACGGCCCAGGTGCCGGCAACAACTCCGGTTCCTCCAGGCGGCGTGCCCATAGACATACGCCTGGAAATTCCTCGCGGCCGCTCGACGATTCGAGTGCTCGTCACAAGCGCCGCCACAGGCACTCGCGGCTGGCTCCACATCCCCATCCAGGTGACGCTCCGCAGGTAG